One Mugil cephalus isolate CIBA_MC_2020 chromosome 12, CIBA_Mcephalus_1.1, whole genome shotgun sequence DNA segment encodes these proteins:
- the LOC125017771 gene encoding olfactory receptor 142-like, translated as MDDDELNVTYIILDGYVEMDKYRYLYFLIMFTLYILIICSNSTIVYLIWIHKNLHEPMYIFIAALLLNSVLYSTAIYPKLLIDFLSEKQVISYSACLFQFFLFYFFGTTEFFLLSAMSYDRYVSICKPLQYPNIMTRTNVSMFLVIAWLIPAGHIAVPAILTAETKLCDLNLKGIFCNNAIYDLHCVKSRSISIFGAVILLDLVAFPLLFIVFTYTRILIITYRCSREVRKKAAETCLPHLLVMIVFSILCAYEGIIVRVVPNFPRTERFLMTLQIILYHPLFNPFIYGLKMKEIFKHLKRLFCPAKLI; from the coding sequence ATGGATGATGATGAGTTAAATGTTACTTATATAATTCTTGATGGGTACGTAGAAATGgacaaatacagatatttatactttttaattatgtttacACTATATATTCTAATAATCTGCAGCAATTCTACTATTGTGTACCTTATCTGGATACATAAAAACCTCCATGAGCCTATGTACATTTTCATTGCAGCTTTGCTACTGAACAGTGTTCTTTACAGCACTGCTATTTATCCAAAGCTCCTGATTGACTTTTTATCTGAAAAACAGGTCATCTCATATTCTGCCTgcctctttcagttttttttgttttactttttcgGAACAACAGAATTCTTTCTCTTGTCAGCTATGTCCTACGATAGATATGTGTCTATATGTAAACCTCTGCAATATCCAAATATCATGACAAGAACTAATGTGAGTATGTTCTTGGTTATAGCTTGGCTTATACCTGCTGGTCATATTGCTGTTCCTGCAATACTGACGgcagaaacaaaactgtgtGACTTAAATTTAAAAGGAATATTTTGTAACAACGCAATCTATGATCTTCATTGTGTAAAATCAAGATCTATTTCTATATTTGGTGCAGTCATTTTATTAGATCTTGTAGCatttcctctgctcttcataGTTTTTACATACACCAGGATACTTATAATAACCTACAGATGTTCTAGAGAAGTCAGGAAGAAAGCTGCAGAGACCTGTTTACCACACCTGTTGGTCATGATCGTTTTCTCCATTTTGTGTGCATATGAAGGAATCATAGTACGGGTGGTACCTAATTTTCCAAGAACTGAACGTTTCCTGATGACGTTACAAATAATTCTGTATCACCCTCTGTTTAATCCATTTATA